A window from Streptomyces sp. NBC_00271 encodes these proteins:
- a CDS encoding CBS domain-containing protein, with protein sequence MRHRMVSDLMTTSVVRVREDAGFKDIAKLLAEYDITAIPVVDADDRPVGVVSEADLLRKEAGQLDPAGLLPVLHPRPADRTKQEATTARGLMNSPAITARPQWTVVEAAQVMERHRVKRLPVVDEADRLVGLISRADLLRVFLRGDSAIREEISGDVLVRTLGIAPDSVTVRVVDGRVSLTGSVERKSLIPVAVRMCQGVDGVVDVTEQLGHRTDDTSEGLYAESPRHTQLSP encoded by the coding sequence ATGCGGCACCGGATGGTGAGCGATCTGATGACCACTTCGGTCGTACGAGTGCGGGAGGACGCCGGGTTCAAGGACATCGCCAAACTGCTGGCCGAGTACGACATCACGGCGATACCGGTCGTGGACGCCGACGACCGGCCCGTGGGCGTGGTGTCCGAGGCGGATCTGCTGCGCAAGGAGGCGGGTCAGCTGGACCCCGCAGGACTACTGCCGGTCCTGCACCCGCGCCCCGCCGACCGGACCAAGCAGGAGGCGACCACCGCCCGAGGGCTCATGAACAGCCCGGCCATCACGGCCCGGCCGCAGTGGACGGTGGTGGAGGCCGCGCAGGTGATGGAGCGCCACCGCGTCAAGCGGCTGCCGGTGGTGGACGAAGCGGACCGGCTGGTCGGGCTGATCAGCCGCGCCGACCTGCTGCGCGTGTTCCTGCGCGGTGACAGTGCCATTCGTGAGGAGATCTCCGGGGACGTGCTGGTCCGCACCCTGGGTATCGCGCCCGACTCGGTGACCGTGCGGGTCGTGGACGGCCGGGTCTCCTTGACGGGAAGCGTCGAACGGAAATCCCTCATCCCCGTCGCCGTGCGGATGTGCCAAGGCGTGGACGGAGTCGTGGACGTCACCGAACAGCTGGGCCACCGGACGGACGACACCTCCGAAGGCCTGTACGCCGAGTCACCGCGCCACACCCAACTGTCGCCTTGA
- a CDS encoding Acg family FMN-binding oxidoreductase, with protein sequence MSGTYLDSSVLEKLIAAAVAAPSMHNTQPWRFRLDTESTTVEIHADVRRGLPHEDPHGRALHIAAGAALFNLRVAVSHFGWKPVTRLLPDHRHPDLLASVHITGRTSTRTLHGDDLYEAIWHRHSSRFPFGVQPVPVSVRHELAEAARAEGATLAVTGPRETARLLRITTEAERRNHADPARSAESRRWSSRDGAEDTGIPSAALGPQDTFEQLPMRDFSARRSLDQLPARPFERTPALASLRTGHDRRTDWLRAGQALEYVLLVATAHGLRTSVLHQALEWTDLRDDLRPATSPFDHVQMLIRFGYGPEGPPTPRRTPRLFLELDGAVPQGDRY encoded by the coding sequence ATGTCCGGCACGTATCTGGACTCGTCGGTGTTGGAGAAGCTGATCGCTGCGGCTGTCGCCGCGCCTTCGATGCACAACACGCAGCCCTGGCGCTTCCGCCTCGACACCGAATCGACCACCGTGGAGATCCACGCCGACGTCCGGCGGGGACTTCCGCACGAGGATCCGCACGGCCGGGCCCTGCACATCGCCGCCGGCGCGGCCCTGTTCAACCTGCGGGTCGCGGTGAGCCACTTCGGTTGGAAGCCGGTCACTCGGCTGCTCCCTGATCACCGCCACCCCGATCTGCTCGCCTCGGTGCACATCACTGGGCGCACCAGCACCCGCACACTCCACGGCGACGACCTGTACGAGGCCATCTGGCACCGGCACAGCAGCCGCTTCCCCTTCGGCGTCCAGCCCGTTCCCGTGTCCGTTCGCCACGAACTCGCCGAAGCCGCCCGGGCCGAAGGCGCCACGCTCGCCGTCACCGGCCCGCGTGAGACGGCGCGGCTGCTGCGGATCACCACCGAAGCGGAGCGCCGCAACCACGCCGACCCGGCGCGCAGCGCCGAAAGCCGCCGCTGGTCGAGCCGCGACGGGGCCGAAGACACGGGCATCCCCTCCGCGGCACTGGGGCCGCAGGACACCTTCGAGCAGCTCCCCATGCGTGATTTCAGCGCACGGCGATCCCTGGACCAACTACCGGCCCGGCCCTTCGAACGGACACCCGCGCTCGCGTCGCTCCGCACCGGCCACGATCGGCGCACCGACTGGCTCCGGGCCGGACAGGCGCTTGAATACGTCCTGCTCGTCGCCACGGCCCACGGTCTACGCACCTCCGTCCTGCACCAGGCTCTGGAGTGGACCGACCTCCGCGACGACCTGCGCCCCGCGACATCCCCCTTCGACCATGTGCAGATGCTCATCCGATTCGGCTACGGCCCGGAAGGGCCTCCCACGCCCCGTCGCACACCGCGGCTCTTCCTCGAACTCGACGGCGCCGTCCCTCAGGGAGACCGGTACTGA
- a CDS encoding SulP family inorganic anion transporter, whose amino-acid sequence MSERPDAAPGEDRRGLVRRVAPGLAVLAGYHRSWLRGDLLAGVTVAAYLVPQVMAYAGLAGLPPVAGLWAILPALLLYALLGSSRLLSVGPESTTALMTATVVGPLAAGAPDRYAELAAGLAVVVGAMFLVAWVARLGFLADLLSRPILVGYLTGVALIIIVDQLPKLTGVRTSGSEFFPQLLSFVRNLGEAHPATVIFSAAAIAFLFAVARFFPRIPGPLLALVLGTAAVAVFGLEDHGIAVIGAVPAGLPRPGLPTPGDLPQLVLPAIGVLLVGYTDVILTARAFASRGDELDPNQELSALGAANLGAGVLHGFPVSSSASRTALAHSAGGRSQAYSLVAGAVVLAVLLFLSPLLAHTPSTVLGALVVYAGVRMMDLAGFRRLAAFRRRELLLALGCLVGVLTLDILYGVLVAVGLSVAELLTRVARPHDAVEGLVPGLAGMHDVDDYPQARTVPGLLVYRYDSPLFFANAEDFKRRALAAVDRHEGAVDWFVLNTEAIVEVDITALDAVDALRQELEQRHIVFALARVKQDLRDDLDAFGLTEAIGTDRIFPTLPTARAAYREWLRRGGRHGAREK is encoded by the coding sequence ATGTCCGAGCGCCCGGATGCTGCCCCCGGGGAAGACCGACGCGGTCTCGTGCGGCGGGTGGCTCCAGGACTCGCCGTACTGGCCGGCTACCACCGTTCGTGGCTGCGCGGCGACCTGCTCGCCGGTGTGACCGTCGCGGCCTATCTCGTTCCGCAGGTCATGGCCTATGCGGGCCTCGCGGGACTCCCGCCGGTCGCGGGGTTGTGGGCGATCCTTCCCGCCCTGCTGCTGTATGCCCTGCTGGGTTCGTCACGACTGCTGTCCGTCGGGCCCGAGTCGACCACCGCGCTGATGACCGCCACCGTGGTGGGGCCACTCGCCGCGGGCGCTCCGGACCGGTACGCCGAGCTCGCCGCCGGGCTCGCGGTCGTGGTCGGGGCGATGTTCCTGGTGGCGTGGGTGGCGCGACTGGGCTTCCTCGCCGACCTTTTGTCACGGCCGATCCTGGTCGGCTACCTGACGGGCGTGGCGCTCATCATCATTGTGGACCAGCTCCCCAAACTGACCGGTGTCCGCACTTCGGGATCCGAGTTCTTTCCTCAGCTGCTCTCCTTCGTGAGGAACCTGGGAGAGGCCCATCCCGCCACGGTGATCTTTTCCGCGGCGGCGATCGCCTTCCTCTTCGCGGTCGCGCGGTTCTTCCCCCGTATCCCGGGCCCTTTGCTGGCCCTGGTGCTCGGCACGGCGGCCGTCGCGGTCTTCGGCCTGGAGGACCACGGCATCGCCGTCATCGGCGCGGTACCGGCCGGGCTGCCCCGCCCTGGCCTGCCGACGCCGGGCGACCTGCCGCAACTGGTACTGCCGGCGATCGGCGTGCTCCTGGTCGGTTACACCGACGTCATCCTCACCGCGCGCGCCTTCGCGTCTCGCGGCGACGAACTCGACCCCAACCAGGAACTGTCGGCTCTGGGGGCCGCGAACCTGGGCGCGGGCGTGCTGCACGGCTTCCCGGTGAGCAGCAGCGCCAGTCGTACCGCGCTCGCGCACTCGGCAGGGGGCCGCAGCCAGGCCTACTCGCTCGTCGCGGGCGCGGTGGTCCTCGCCGTGCTGCTGTTCCTCAGCCCGCTCCTCGCGCACACGCCGTCGACCGTGCTGGGCGCCCTGGTCGTCTATGCCGGGGTCCGCATGATGGATCTGGCCGGGTTCCGGCGGCTGGCCGCCTTCCGGCGCCGGGAGTTGCTCCTGGCCTTGGGCTGTCTGGTCGGAGTGCTGACCCTGGACATCCTGTACGGCGTGCTCGTGGCGGTCGGGCTGTCCGTCGCGGAGCTGCTCACCCGGGTGGCCCGCCCGCACGACGCGGTCGAGGGTCTGGTGCCGGGCCTGGCCGGGATGCATGACGTGGACGACTATCCGCAGGCCCGCACGGTCCCCGGACTGCTTGTCTACCGCTACGACTCGCCCCTGTTCTTCGCCAATGCCGAGGACTTCAAACGGCGGGCGCTGGCGGCGGTCGACCGACACGAAGGTGCTGTCGACTGGTTCGTCCTCAACACCGAGGCCATCGTCGAGGTGGACATCACCGCGCTCGACGCGGTCGACGCCCTGCGCCAGGAACTCGAACAGCGTCACATCGTCTTCGCGCTCGCCCGCGTCAAGCAGGACCTGCGCGACGACCTCGACGCCTTCGGGCTGACCGAGGCCATCGGCACCGACCGGATCTTCCCGACCCTGCCCACGGCCCGGGCCGCGTACCGGGAGTGGCTCCGACGCGGCGGCCGTCACGGGGCGAGGGAGAAGTAG
- a CDS encoding heavy metal translocating P-type ATPase, producing MDRRIPWELLRRPATLLSGRRFEPLLLAATAGALTAGGIAWLAGAPDIADLCWGLGTVIAVVPAVIWVLAALQRGHAGVDLIAVLALGGTLAVREYLAGALIALMLASGRTLEAAAQRRASHDLRALLEHAPRSARVRTLDVVREVSLAEVSVGDLVVVGPGEVVPVDGRVVGATAVLDESVLTGETQQVERADGERVRSGVVNAGGAFELRATATEQDSTYAEIVRLAQQAGAESAPVVRLADRYAAWFLPLSVAVAGLAWWVSGSAVRAVAVLVVATPCPLLLAAPVAIVSGLSRASRYGVVVRDGGALESLGRAHTLLLDKTGTLTSGHPRVLDVVAAPGREPSEVLRLAASLDQLSPHVLAHALVDAAQARGLELSMPVDVTEEPGLGATGTVEGHHLAVGRHGVGAGDPTWARAVDNRAVLDGAAVAWLTADGRLAGAVLLRDPLRPDAPRTLRRLRAAGIRRLVMLTGDRTEPAREVAMVLGLDAVHAHLTPADKVAAVRAERARAVTVMVGDGVNDAPALAAADIGVAMGARGSSASAQAADIVLTTDRVERLADAVAIAVRARRIAVQSALGGMLMSLAAMAVAALGMLPPAPGALLQEGIDVAVILNALRALRAGRKSRPALEPTTEALIHRFAAEHDDLQEVLEAVRGAADRLSNTPGPAALASVREVHRLLTEQLLPHEYAEEHQLYPALASSLGGPETTATMSRAHAEIERLAGRIATHLALSGTDGAPRPEQLDDLRACLYGLHSVLRLHFTQEEENYFSLAP from the coding sequence ATGGACCGGCGCATCCCGTGGGAACTGCTCCGCCGCCCCGCCACCCTGCTCTCCGGCCGACGCTTCGAACCATTGCTGCTGGCGGCCACCGCCGGCGCCCTGACCGCCGGTGGCATCGCCTGGCTCGCCGGTGCACCCGACATCGCCGACCTGTGCTGGGGTCTGGGCACCGTGATCGCTGTCGTGCCCGCCGTCATCTGGGTACTGGCCGCGCTGCAACGGGGACACGCTGGCGTGGATCTCATCGCGGTCCTGGCACTCGGCGGGACCCTGGCGGTGCGGGAGTACCTGGCCGGGGCACTGATCGCGCTCATGCTGGCCTCCGGACGGACTCTGGAGGCCGCGGCCCAGCGGCGCGCCTCGCACGATCTGCGCGCGCTGCTGGAACATGCGCCGCGCTCCGCCCGCGTCCGGACCCTCGACGTGGTCAGGGAGGTGTCTCTCGCCGAGGTCTCGGTCGGTGACCTGGTGGTCGTCGGTCCGGGCGAGGTGGTCCCGGTCGACGGTCGGGTCGTCGGCGCCACGGCCGTGCTCGACGAGTCGGTGCTCACCGGGGAGACCCAGCAGGTCGAGCGTGCCGACGGCGAGCGGGTGCGCAGCGGTGTGGTCAACGCGGGCGGCGCGTTCGAGTTGCGGGCCACCGCCACCGAGCAGGACAGCACCTATGCGGAGATCGTCCGGCTGGCGCAGCAGGCCGGTGCCGAGTCCGCGCCCGTGGTCCGGCTCGCGGACCGGTACGCCGCCTGGTTCCTGCCGCTGTCGGTGGCTGTGGCGGGCCTGGCCTGGTGGGTCAGCGGTTCCGCGGTGCGGGCCGTCGCGGTCCTGGTGGTCGCCACCCCGTGCCCGCTGCTGCTCGCCGCGCCCGTGGCGATCGTCTCCGGCCTGTCCCGGGCCTCCCGCTACGGCGTGGTCGTCCGCGACGGCGGCGCCCTGGAGAGCCTCGGCCGGGCCCACACCCTGCTGTTGGACAAGACCGGCACCCTGACGTCCGGCCACCCACGGGTGCTCGACGTCGTCGCCGCACCGGGCCGGGAGCCGTCGGAGGTCCTGCGGCTGGCGGCCTCGCTCGATCAGCTCTCACCGCACGTCCTGGCTCATGCCCTGGTCGACGCCGCCCAGGCGCGGGGTCTGGAACTCTCCATGCCCGTGGACGTCACCGAGGAGCCCGGCCTGGGGGCCACCGGCACCGTCGAGGGCCACCACCTCGCCGTCGGCCGCCACGGCGTCGGCGCGGGGGACCCGACGTGGGCACGCGCTGTCGACAACCGTGCCGTGCTCGATGGCGCGGCCGTCGCCTGGCTGACCGCCGACGGCCGCCTCGCCGGCGCCGTACTGCTGCGCGACCCACTGCGCCCCGACGCTCCCCGGACCCTGCGCCGGCTGCGCGCGGCGGGCATCCGACGGCTGGTGATGCTCACCGGCGACCGCACGGAACCCGCCCGCGAAGTGGCCATGGTGCTCGGCCTCGACGCCGTCCACGCCCACCTCACCCCCGCCGACAAGGTCGCGGCCGTACGCGCCGAACGCGCCCGCGCCGTGACCGTCATGGTCGGTGACGGCGTCAACGACGCCCCCGCCCTCGCCGCCGCGGACATCGGCGTCGCCATGGGGGCCCGCGGCTCCAGCGCCTCCGCCCAAGCCGCGGACATCGTGCTGACCACCGATCGGGTGGAGCGCCTCGCCGACGCCGTCGCCATCGCCGTACGGGCCCGGCGCATCGCGGTGCAGAGCGCGCTCGGCGGCATGCTGATGTCGCTCGCCGCGATGGCCGTGGCCGCCTTGGGCATGCTGCCGCCGGCCCCTGGTGCACTGCTCCAGGAGGGCATCGACGTCGCTGTCATCCTCAACGCGCTGCGCGCCCTGCGCGCCGGCCGGAAGAGCCGGCCTGCCCTGGAGCCCACCACGGAGGCCCTCATCCACCGCTTCGCCGCCGAGCACGACGACCTGCAGGAGGTCCTCGAAGCCGTACGAGGCGCCGCCGACCGGCTCTCGAACACTCCAGGGCCCGCGGCCCTCGCATCGGTACGCGAGGTGCACCGCCTGCTCACCGAGCAGCTGCTGCCCCACGAGTACGCCGAAGAGCACCAGCTCTACCCGGCCCTCGCCTCCTCGCTCGGAGGCCCCGAGACCACCGCCACCATGAGCCGCGCCCACGCAGAGATCGAGCGCCTCGCCGGACGCATAGCCACGCACCTCGCGCTCAGCGGGACCGACGGCGCACCGCGCCCCGAACAACTCGACGACCTGCGCGCCTGTCTGTACGGCCTGCACAGCGTGCTGCGCCTGCACTTCACGCAGGAGGAGGAGAACTACTTCTCCCTCGCCCCGTGA
- a CDS encoding universal stress protein, with product MPRTVTVGLDGSPESRAAADWAAREAKLRGLPLKLVNVWEPATEPIAQALLPGPETHQQWSERILREAADGLRAAHPEVDVLIEQVTGRPAEVLTDAAKDAEPLVLGSRGLSGVGGFVVGSVGLAVVARAEHPVVLVRVEGDTSGTDSPVPPSRPVVLGLDTRAPDDTLIGFAFEAAVLRRASLRVVHGWDEPPYIAYGMPPDLELNARLGAEEAAAVSEVLRPWRQKFPTVDVAEDSLSGRAANHLVDASAEASLVVVGRRIRRSALGAHIGPVTHAVLHHATAPVAVVPHD from the coding sequence ATGCCCCGCACCGTCACCGTAGGTCTCGACGGCTCGCCCGAGAGTCGTGCCGCCGCCGACTGGGCGGCCCGTGAGGCGAAGCTGCGCGGACTGCCGTTGAAGCTGGTCAACGTCTGGGAGCCCGCCACGGAACCCATCGCCCAGGCACTGCTGCCCGGCCCCGAGACCCACCAGCAATGGAGCGAACGGATACTGCGTGAAGCGGCCGACGGACTGCGGGCGGCCCACCCGGAGGTCGACGTGCTCATCGAGCAGGTCACCGGCCGGCCGGCCGAGGTGCTGACCGACGCCGCGAAGGACGCCGAACCGCTGGTACTCGGATCCCGTGGCCTGAGCGGGGTGGGCGGTTTCGTGGTCGGTTCCGTCGGCCTGGCCGTCGTGGCCCGTGCCGAGCATCCGGTCGTCCTCGTACGGGTCGAAGGAGACACCTCGGGCACCGACTCCCCCGTCCCGCCCTCCCGGCCCGTCGTGCTCGGCCTCGACACCAGGGCTCCCGACGACACCCTCATCGGCTTCGCCTTCGAGGCGGCCGTCCTGCGCCGCGCCTCCCTGCGCGTCGTCCACGGCTGGGACGAGCCGCCCTACATCGCGTACGGCATGCCCCCGGACCTGGAACTGAACGCCCGGCTCGGCGCCGAGGAGGCCGCTGCCGTGAGCGAGGTGCTGCGGCCGTGGCGGCAGAAGTTCCCGACGGTGGACGTCGCCGAGGACTCCCTGTCCGGGAGGGCGGCCAACCACCTTGTGGACGCCTCCGCAGAGGCTTCCCTGGTTGTCGTCGGCCGCCGTATCCGCCGTTCGGCACTCGGCGCCCACATCGGGCCGGTCACCCACGCCGTACTGCACCACGCCACCGCCCCTGTTGCCGTGGTCCCGCACGACTGA
- a CDS encoding zinc-dependent alcohol dehydrogenase, whose protein sequence is MKAAVVRAFGEPLVIEERPDPEPGPGQVRIRVEASGLCHTDIHAAHGDWPVKPNPPFVPGHEGVGLVEALGDGVTHLTLGQRVAVPWLGSACGRCEHCLSGWETLCEQQVNTGYGCDGGYAEKMLARADFAQPVPDGISPLDAAPLTCAGVTTYKALKVAGVGPAQLVAISGVGGLGHLAVQYAKIAGATVAAIDVTDEKLELASELGADFVIDARTHDPAEVLKRFGGAHAAIALAVNEAAFAAVYGGLRRGGKLVMVALPAHGTIQVPIFDTVLNGTSVIGSIVGTRQDLAEVFELHAAGRTRVIRESRPLVSVNESIDAVLRGQVKARIVFDFGEGR, encoded by the coding sequence ATGAAAGCGGCAGTCGTACGAGCGTTCGGTGAACCCCTGGTCATAGAGGAGCGCCCCGATCCCGAGCCCGGCCCAGGCCAGGTCCGCATCCGGGTGGAGGCCTCCGGACTGTGCCACACCGACATCCACGCCGCGCACGGCGACTGGCCGGTGAAGCCGAACCCGCCCTTCGTCCCCGGCCACGAGGGCGTCGGGCTCGTCGAGGCGCTCGGCGACGGCGTCACCCACCTCACGCTCGGCCAGCGCGTCGCGGTGCCGTGGCTCGGCTCGGCCTGCGGACGGTGCGAGCACTGCCTGTCCGGCTGGGAGACGCTCTGCGAGCAGCAGGTCAACACCGGATACGGGTGCGACGGCGGCTACGCGGAGAAGATGCTCGCCCGGGCCGACTTCGCCCAGCCGGTGCCCGACGGGATCTCCCCGCTCGACGCCGCCCCGCTCACCTGCGCCGGGGTCACGACGTACAAGGCGCTCAAGGTCGCCGGTGTCGGCCCCGCTCAGCTGGTCGCCATCTCGGGCGTCGGCGGACTGGGCCATCTGGCGGTCCAGTACGCGAAGATCGCCGGGGCGACGGTGGCGGCGATCGACGTCACCGATGAGAAGCTCGAACTCGCCTCGGAGCTCGGCGCCGACTTCGTCATCGACGCCCGCACACACGACCCGGCCGAGGTGCTCAAGCGGTTCGGCGGCGCGCACGCGGCGATCGCGCTCGCGGTGAACGAGGCCGCGTTCGCCGCCGTGTACGGAGGACTCCGGCGCGGCGGGAAGCTCGTGATGGTGGCATTGCCGGCGCACGGGACCATCCAGGTCCCGATCTTCGACACCGTACTGAACGGCACGTCGGTGATCGGCTCGATCGTGGGTACCCGGCAGGACCTGGCCGAGGTCTTCGAACTGCACGCGGCGGGCCGCACCCGCGTCATCCGCGAGTCCCGGCCCCTCGTCTCCGTCAACGAGTCCATCGACGCGGTGCTGCGCGGCCAGGTCAAGGCCCGGATCGTCTTCGACTTCGGTGAAGGACGGTGA
- a CDS encoding universal stress protein — MGLPLVVGVDGSEPSLRAVDWATDEAALRGVPLRLVYASLWERYEGAALAEGVGRPSEQVMADDVVEAAARRAHGRAPEVKVSTDVLPDDAASVLLNEAHTAAALVVGSRGRGGLAELLLGSVSLTVAGRAACPVIVLRGNQDNQARAGTHRRVVLGVGEGPHATEVTRFAFEEAETREAALDAVRAWRCPTYESTDDPLLAGEPARLHEQRAAEILDSALSKAAAEHPAVALRRRTAEGSARRVLLDASDGADLLVVGVRRHHGLAGLRLGRVAHTLLHHSACPVAVVPQRG; from the coding sequence GTGGGGCTGCCCCTGGTCGTGGGCGTCGACGGCTCGGAGCCCAGCCTGCGCGCCGTGGACTGGGCGACGGACGAGGCCGCGCTGCGCGGCGTACCGCTGCGCCTGGTGTACGCCTCGCTGTGGGAGCGCTACGAGGGCGCCGCGCTCGCCGAGGGCGTCGGCAGGCCCTCGGAGCAGGTGATGGCCGACGACGTCGTCGAGGCCGCCGCGCGGCGGGCCCACGGCCGAGCCCCCGAGGTGAAGGTCAGCACCGACGTCCTGCCCGACGACGCGGCGAGCGTGCTGCTGAACGAGGCGCACACCGCCGCCGCGCTGGTCGTCGGGTCGCGTGGCCGCGGCGGCCTCGCCGAACTGCTGCTCGGCTCCGTCAGCCTCACGGTCGCCGGCCGCGCCGCGTGCCCGGTGATCGTGCTGCGCGGCAACCAGGACAACCAGGCGAGGGCTGGGACGCACCGGCGCGTGGTCCTCGGAGTCGGGGAGGGGCCGCACGCCACGGAGGTCACACGGTTCGCCTTCGAGGAGGCCGAGACCCGCGAGGCAGCCCTGGACGCCGTACGGGCCTGGCGTTGCCCGACGTACGAGAGCACCGACGACCCCCTGCTCGCGGGCGAACCGGCCCGCTTGCACGAGCAGCGGGCCGCGGAGATCCTGGACTCGGCCCTGAGCAAGGCCGCGGCCGAGCATCCCGCCGTGGCCCTGCGCCGCAGGACCGCCGAGGGCAGTGCCCGCCGGGTCCTGCTGGACGCCTCGGACGGCGCCGACCTGCTGGTCGTCGGAGTCCGGCGCCACCACGGACTCGCCGGACTCCGGCTCGGCCGGGTCGCCCACACGCTCCTGCACCACTCCGCCTGCCCGGTCGCCGTCGTACCGCAACGGGGATGA
- the ppk2 gene encoding polyphosphate kinase 2, whose translation MAGEKTAKVPVEVYERELLRLQTELVKLQEWVRTEGARLVVVFEGRDAAGKGGTIKRVSELLNPRVARTVALPKPTERQRTQWYFQRYVEHLPAAGEIVLFDRSWYNRAGVEQVMGFCTKEEHQLFLRQCPIFERMLVEEGIQLRKYWFSVSDAEQQKRFRRRLKDPTRRWKLSPMDLESITRWEAYSRAKDEMLVHTDVSESPWYIVESDDKRRARLNMIAHLLGSVPYHEVKPPVLELPPRPPSTGYVRPPRDLQTYVPDHAATL comes from the coding sequence ATGGCCGGCGAGAAGACGGCGAAGGTGCCGGTTGAGGTGTACGAGCGGGAGCTGCTGCGCCTGCAGACGGAGCTGGTGAAGCTTCAGGAGTGGGTGCGCACCGAGGGCGCCCGGCTCGTGGTGGTCTTCGAGGGCCGGGACGCGGCGGGCAAGGGCGGCACGATCAAGCGGGTGTCGGAGCTCCTCAATCCGCGCGTCGCACGGACCGTGGCGCTGCCCAAGCCGACCGAGCGCCAGCGCACCCAGTGGTACTTCCAGCGATATGTCGAGCATCTGCCCGCCGCCGGGGAGATCGTGCTGTTCGACCGGAGCTGGTACAACCGCGCCGGCGTCGAGCAGGTCATGGGCTTCTGCACGAAGGAGGAGCACCAGCTCTTTCTGCGCCAGTGCCCGATCTTCGAGCGGATGCTCGTCGAGGAGGGGATCCAGCTGCGCAAGTACTGGTTCTCGGTGAGCGACGCGGAGCAGCAGAAGCGGTTCCGGCGCCGGCTGAAGGATCCGACGCGGCGCTGGAAGCTGTCCCCGATGGACCTGGAGTCGATCACCCGCTGGGAGGCGTACTCCCGGGCCAAGGACGAGATGCTGGTGCACACGGACGTCTCGGAGTCTCCGTGGTACATCGTGGAGAGCGACGACAAGCGCCGGGCCCGCCTGAACATGATCGCCCACCTGCTCGGCTCCGTTCCGTACCACGAGGTGAAGCCACCGGTTCTCGAACTGCCGCCCCGGCCGCCGTCGACGGGCTATGTGCGCCCGCCGCGCGATCTGCAGACGTATGTCCCCGACCACGCGGCGACCCTCTGA